The proteins below come from a single Plantactinospora sp. KBS50 genomic window:
- a CDS encoding PadR family transcriptional regulator, with amino-acid sequence MGPGPAALREGWMRGLGFPGMPPFPPGPPGAGGRHGPGGGFGRGRGRGRRANVRAALLALLVERPMHGYEMIQELASRTGGAWRPSPGSVYPTLQLLEDEGLIEAAADDTGGGRKRFTLTEAGQAEAAQAAENPPWAEFAEGTVNSWQEIRQSGFQAMDALRQVMLTGTDDQRERAAQVLDETRRKLYAILAESA; translated from the coding sequence ATGGGACCGGGTCCCGCCGCGCTGCGCGAAGGCTGGATGCGCGGCCTCGGCTTTCCGGGCATGCCGCCGTTCCCGCCGGGTCCGCCCGGGGCGGGCGGGCGGCACGGACCCGGCGGCGGATTCGGCCGCGGACGCGGCCGGGGACGCCGGGCCAACGTCCGGGCGGCGCTGCTGGCGCTGCTGGTCGAGCGGCCCATGCACGGGTACGAGATGATTCAGGAGCTGGCGTCCCGCACCGGCGGTGCGTGGCGACCCAGCCCCGGCTCGGTCTACCCGACGCTGCAGCTCCTTGAGGACGAGGGGCTGATCGAGGCCGCGGCCGACGACACCGGGGGCGGCCGCAAGCGGTTCACCCTCACCGAGGCCGGCCAGGCCGAGGCGGCCCAGGCCGCCGAGAACCCGCCGTGGGCCGAGTTCGCCGAGGGCACCGTGAACAGTTGGCAGGAGATCCGCCAGTCCGGGTTCCAGGCAATGGACGCCCTCCGGCAGGTCATGCTGACCGGCACCGACGACCAGCGCGAACGCGCCGCACAGGTGCTGGACGAGACCCGGCGCAAGCTCTACGCCATCCTCGCCGAATCCGCGTAA
- the ispG gene encoding flavodoxin-dependent (E)-4-hydroxy-3-methylbut-2-enyl-diphosphate synthase has protein sequence MTAVSLGMPAVPPPPLAPRRVSRQIMVGPVPVGGGAPVSVQSMTTTLTADVNSTLQQIAELTASGCQIVRVAVPSQDDVEALPAIAKKSQIPVIADIHFQPKYVFAAIDAGCAAVRVNPGNIRQFDDKVREIAAAASAAGTPIRIGVNAGSLDKRLLAKYGKATAEALVESALWECSLFEEHGFRDIKISVKHNDPVVMIRAYRQLAEQCEYPLHLGVTEAGPAFQGTVKSAVAFGALLAEGIGDTIRVSLSAPPVEEIKVGAAILESLGLRERGLEIVSCPSCGRAQVDVYKLAEEVTAGLEGLPVPLRVAVMGCVVNGPGEAREADLGVASGNGKGQIFVKGQVIKTVPEGQIVETLIEEALRLAEEMGAELPEELRGLVSGPTVTIH, from the coding sequence GTGACCGCTGTCAGCCTGGGTATGCCCGCTGTGCCACCGCCGCCGCTCGCCCCGCGGCGGGTGAGTCGGCAGATCATGGTCGGTCCGGTTCCGGTCGGCGGTGGCGCGCCGGTCTCCGTCCAGTCGATGACCACCACGTTGACCGCCGACGTGAACTCGACCCTGCAGCAGATCGCCGAGCTGACCGCGTCGGGGTGCCAGATCGTCCGGGTGGCCGTGCCGTCCCAGGACGATGTGGAGGCGCTGCCGGCGATCGCGAAGAAGTCGCAGATCCCGGTGATCGCCGACATCCACTTCCAGCCGAAGTACGTCTTCGCGGCGATCGACGCGGGTTGCGCGGCGGTCCGGGTGAACCCGGGCAACATCCGCCAGTTCGACGACAAGGTCAGGGAGATCGCGGCGGCGGCGTCGGCGGCCGGTACGCCGATCCGGATCGGCGTGAACGCCGGGTCGTTGGACAAGCGGCTGCTGGCCAAGTACGGCAAGGCCACCGCCGAGGCGCTGGTCGAGTCGGCGCTGTGGGAGTGCTCACTGTTCGAGGAGCACGGCTTCCGGGACATCAAGATCTCGGTGAAGCACAACGACCCGGTGGTGATGATCCGGGCGTACCGGCAGCTCGCCGAGCAGTGCGAGTACCCGCTGCACCTGGGCGTCACGGAGGCGGGACCGGCGTTCCAGGGCACCGTCAAGTCGGCGGTGGCCTTCGGGGCGCTGCTGGCCGAGGGAATCGGGGACACCATCCGGGTCTCGCTGTCCGCGCCGCCGGTGGAGGAGATCAAGGTCGGCGCGGCCATCCTGGAGTCGCTGGGTCTGCGGGAGCGGGGTCTGGAGATCGTCTCCTGTCCGTCCTGCGGGCGGGCGCAGGTGGACGTGTACAAGCTGGCCGAGGAGGTCACCGCGGGGCTGGAAGGGCTGCCGGTGCCGCTGCGGGTGGCCGTGATGGGCTGCGTGGTGAACGGTCCGGGCGAGGCCCGCGAGGCCGACCTGGGTGTCGCCTCGGGCAACGGCAAGGGCCAGATCTTCGTGAAGGGCCAGGTCATCAAGACCGTGCCGGAGGGGCAGATCGTGGAGACGCTGATCGAGGAGGCGCTCCGGCTGGCCGAGGAGATGGGCGCCGAACTGCCGGAGGAACTGCGCGGCCTGGTGAGCGGCCCGACCGTCACCATCCACTGA
- a CDS encoding ABC transporter ATP-binding protein has translation MRYSFGQTVALASVSATVMPGERVALIGPSGSGKTTFLYCLAGLLKPDSGRISFNGRDWASLPDEELSGLRLRSFGFVFQFAELVPELTISENIALPLDLAGVGRRERARRVGALLERLGLNGEANRRPAQVSGGQAQRAAVARAVVHRPAVIFADEPTGSLDTTNGEAVMDLLFGLSAEQGAAIVLVTHDLKIAHRADRLLEMRDGRLASTPVVDA, from the coding sequence GTGAGGTATTCGTTCGGCCAGACGGTGGCGCTCGCGTCCGTGAGTGCCACCGTCATGCCGGGCGAAAGGGTCGCGTTGATCGGACCGAGTGGGTCAGGCAAGACTACCTTCCTCTACTGTCTCGCTGGTTTACTCAAGCCGGACAGCGGGCGAATTTCCTTCAATGGACGAGATTGGGCGAGTTTGCCTGACGAGGAGCTGTCCGGTCTCCGGCTCCGCTCCTTCGGTTTCGTATTCCAATTCGCCGAACTGGTGCCGGAGCTGACAATCAGTGAAAACATCGCACTCCCACTGGACCTGGCAGGCGTGGGTCGAAGGGAACGTGCGAGGCGCGTCGGCGCTCTATTGGAGCGGCTTGGTCTCAATGGCGAGGCCAACCGGCGACCGGCGCAGGTTTCCGGTGGGCAGGCGCAACGGGCAGCCGTGGCTCGGGCGGTCGTGCATCGTCCCGCCGTCATCTTCGCGGACGAGCCGACTGGTTCGCTCGATACGACCAACGGCGAGGCGGTGATGGACCTTCTGTTCGGCCTCTCTGCGGAGCAAGGTGCGGCGATCGTGCTGGTCACCCATGATCTGAAGATTGCGCACAGGGCTGACCGCCTGCTGGAGATGCGCGACGGTCGGCTGGCGTCGACACCGGTAGTGGACGCATGA
- a CDS encoding DUF4081 domain-containing GNAT family N-acetyltransferase, with amino-acid sequence MLTVPVRQLGEAERPAIERLLDRDPYASAQVAERVAARGLSWWRADGRILGYGERRQVESLCWLGGHLTPVLASPAAVSAFADQLGGEDRICSSIVGEATAVLGLWERLAEPWGPARDVRPNQPLLATADEAPIRPDPQVRLVRGGEVDRLFPAAVAMYTEEVGVSPLAEDGGRSYRRRVTELVRSRRAYARFIDGEVAFKAELAVVTRQTAQVQGVWVAPSWRGRGIAAAAMAAVVKDALVRVAPSVSLYVNDYNTAARRVYERCGFRSVGTFATVLF; translated from the coding sequence GTGCTGACGGTTCCGGTGCGCCAACTGGGTGAGGCCGAGCGACCGGCGATCGAGCGGCTTCTGGATCGGGATCCGTACGCGTCGGCGCAGGTGGCCGAGCGGGTGGCCGCCCGCGGCCTGTCCTGGTGGCGGGCCGACGGGCGGATCCTCGGCTACGGCGAACGGCGCCAGGTCGAGTCGCTGTGCTGGCTCGGCGGCCACCTCACGCCGGTTCTCGCCTCGCCCGCCGCGGTGTCCGCGTTCGCCGACCAGCTCGGCGGCGAGGACCGGATCTGCTCCTCGATCGTGGGGGAGGCGACCGCCGTGCTCGGGCTCTGGGAGCGGCTGGCCGAGCCGTGGGGGCCGGCCCGGGACGTACGGCCGAACCAGCCGCTGCTGGCCACGGCCGACGAGGCGCCGATCCGGCCCGACCCGCAGGTACGCCTGGTCCGCGGCGGCGAGGTCGACCGGCTGTTCCCGGCGGCCGTGGCGATGTACACCGAGGAGGTCGGGGTGTCGCCGCTGGCCGAGGATGGCGGTCGCAGCTACCGACGGCGGGTGACCGAGCTGGTCCGGTCCCGCCGCGCCTACGCCCGGTTCATCGACGGCGAGGTGGCCTTCAAGGCCGAGCTGGCGGTGGTGACCCGGCAGACGGCCCAGGTGCAGGGCGTCTGGGTGGCGCCGTCGTGGCGGGGTCGGGGGATCGCCGCCGCCGCGATGGCCGCCGTGGTCAAGGACGCGCTGGTCCGGGTGGCTCCCTCGGTGAGCCTCTACGTCAACGACTACAACACCGCGGCCCGCCGGGTCTACGAGCGGTGCGGGTTCCGCTCGGTCGGCACCTTCGCCACCGTCCTGTTCTGA
- a CDS encoding ABC transporter ATP-binding protein, translating into MRLFHDLWSSAPRRVTLVACLIVLGAGGQAVAAALAGPVLVHRSGVFFVLLVVALVAAACSDLAVGLITAGLTADWAADVRRRLCRVALGQDLPAIETTPVGELLDRIDGDVYQVAAQLRGPGVRVIQSFGVALLSVVTALVVWWPGGVAMLALIVFLVVRLRRPTMRIGPLRMAEEESWSDLAAVMEEAIHGQDDVRTSLARPYVLRLFARQASQVLARGRRVWLATAQVTTAAAGTAHLGIIAVVLGGTWALATGRVDSARLTAIWLLAVAFGVTVEHVTRMVPELQVALGAWARVQLLQSSRQEPVGGAVPEDGDLEVRGLTFAYGRAGSDGDHAPVLRDVRLTFARGRSYALIGRTGSGKSTLTKVLSRAVQVPRGTVFLAGTDLLDLDLERLRRWIAVVPQRTEILAGTLAENIALFDPDLLDAAARALDELGLAGWVAELPDGPDTRLGDGGHVLSAGQEQLIAFARILVRDPQVVILDEATARLDPVTEARVQRATERLLTDRIGIVIAHRLSSVRRCDEVVVLADGQVLEAGPLRESERFARLLASSRVGAYANAGARDANAGAGVLTLPDGGAPHWPTPAEPAGAATAVGTAGVGTAGVATLTATAPTTVAATGTTGTAPVETAAAGSGTAGPGRSEPPPLPPAPRSRTMREIVRLTFNDRRYGLSALAFFLVMALLGLDGAVLPWLWADLVDGTGGTLWPAVGIVAALIITLPVPWYTNKWFPEWWVRQMLRIGLRLVHGQTGPRRVSKHTPAEVVAQGGDTERVVQLADNLIDQFAAVVVVIGMTVVSGSIVPALFFAGTMLVSGLAATLFGPRLERLARRTVKARAAFATALVSALSAARTVKLAGATEPVLAHLARLDRVRSDRQRREIAVQVLSRSTPSMVSGLLPIGAWALFLGGELSAGATLVVVATLGAARWFAWTTASLVSQLPSARVWTRRTVEMCGVADYSAEVPGVDISAGTAPCPAAPPRRPLRRLELDGFTAVHEDGTVAVRDVDLTVERGQLVLVVGPVGAGKSSLLRALAGIVHHTGALRWNGTPVVEPELFLRPNQVGYVGQLPRVLSGTVADNIALGHPVDAAGAVAVAQLEHDLAAAGSGLGLLIGHKGTRLSGGQLQRLALARALAPQTELLVADDVSSALDVSTELELWRALREHGVTVVGSTSKRAALNQADRVVVLIGGRVAAQGRWADLDADWGHLAG; encoded by the coding sequence ATGCGCCTGTTCCACGACCTGTGGTCCTCCGCACCCCGCCGGGTCACCCTGGTGGCCTGCCTCATCGTGCTCGGCGCGGGCGGCCAGGCGGTTGCCGCGGCGCTGGCCGGCCCGGTGCTGGTGCATCGCTCCGGGGTCTTCTTCGTCCTGCTCGTCGTGGCGCTGGTCGCGGCCGCCTGCTCGGACCTCGCGGTCGGGCTGATCACGGCGGGGCTCACCGCCGACTGGGCCGCCGACGTCCGCCGCCGGCTGTGCCGGGTCGCCCTCGGGCAGGACCTGCCGGCGATCGAGACCACCCCGGTCGGCGAGCTGCTGGACCGGATCGACGGCGATGTCTACCAGGTCGCCGCCCAGCTGCGCGGCCCCGGCGTACGGGTGATCCAGTCGTTCGGGGTGGCCCTGCTCTCCGTGGTCACGGCGCTTGTCGTCTGGTGGCCCGGCGGCGTGGCCATGCTCGCCCTGATCGTGTTCCTGGTCGTCCGGCTGCGCAGGCCCACCATGCGCATCGGGCCGCTGCGGATGGCCGAGGAGGAGAGCTGGTCGGATCTGGCCGCCGTGATGGAGGAGGCCATCCACGGCCAGGACGACGTCCGGACCAGTCTGGCCCGGCCGTACGTGCTGCGGCTGTTCGCGCGGCAGGCCAGTCAGGTGCTGGCCCGGGGCCGGCGGGTGTGGCTCGCCACCGCCCAGGTCACCACGGCGGCCGCCGGCACCGCGCACCTCGGCATCATCGCGGTCGTCCTCGGCGGGACCTGGGCGCTGGCCACCGGCCGGGTCGACAGCGCGCGGCTGACCGCGATCTGGCTGCTGGCGGTCGCCTTCGGGGTCACCGTGGAGCACGTCACCCGGATGGTGCCCGAGTTGCAGGTCGCGCTGGGCGCGTGGGCCCGGGTGCAACTGCTCCAGTCGTCGCGACAGGAGCCGGTCGGCGGGGCCGTACCAGAGGACGGTGACCTGGAGGTGCGCGGCCTCACCTTCGCCTACGGCCGGGCCGGCTCGGACGGCGACCACGCCCCGGTGCTGCGGGACGTCCGCCTGACCTTCGCCCGCGGTCGCTCGTACGCGCTGATCGGGCGGACCGGATCCGGAAAGTCCACCCTCACCAAGGTGCTCAGCCGGGCGGTGCAGGTGCCCCGGGGAACGGTCTTCCTGGCCGGCACCGACCTGCTGGACCTCGACCTGGAGCGGTTGCGCCGGTGGATCGCCGTGGTGCCGCAGCGTACCGAGATCCTGGCCGGCACCCTGGCCGAGAACATCGCGCTGTTCGACCCGGACCTGCTGGACGCCGCCGCCCGGGCGCTTGACGAACTGGGCCTGGCCGGCTGGGTCGCGGAGCTTCCGGACGGTCCGGACACCCGGCTCGGCGACGGCGGGCACGTGCTGTCGGCCGGGCAGGAACAGCTGATCGCCTTCGCCCGGATCCTCGTGCGGGACCCGCAGGTGGTGATCCTGGACGAGGCCACCGCCCGGCTCGACCCGGTCACCGAGGCCCGGGTGCAGCGGGCCACCGAACGCCTGCTCACCGACCGGATCGGCATCGTGATCGCGCACCGGCTCTCCTCGGTCCGCCGCTGCGACGAGGTGGTCGTGCTGGCCGACGGTCAGGTGCTGGAGGCCGGACCGCTGCGCGAGTCCGAACGGTTCGCCCGGCTGCTGGCCAGCAGCCGGGTCGGGGCGTACGCGAACGCCGGCGCGCGGGACGCGAACGCTGGCGCGGGCGTGCTTACCCTGCCCGACGGCGGTGCCCCGCACTGGCCGACCCCGGCGGAGCCGGCGGGTGCGGCGACGGCCGTGGGCACTGCGGGCGTGGGCACTGCGGGCGTGGCCACGCTGACCGCCACCGCGCCGACCACGGTCGCGGCGACCGGGACCACCGGGACCGCGCCGGTCGAAACGGCCGCGGCCGGATCGGGTACGGCCGGTCCGGGCCGCAGCGAGCCGCCGCCCCTGCCGCCGGCGCCCCGCAGTCGGACGATGCGGGAGATCGTCCGGCTGACCTTCAACGACCGCCGGTACGGCCTGTCCGCCCTGGCGTTCTTCCTGGTGATGGCCCTGCTCGGGCTCGACGGTGCGGTGCTGCCCTGGCTGTGGGCGGACCTGGTCGACGGCACCGGCGGGACGCTGTGGCCGGCCGTCGGGATCGTGGCCGCGCTGATCATCACGCTGCCGGTGCCCTGGTACACCAACAAGTGGTTCCCGGAGTGGTGGGTGCGGCAGATGTTGCGGATCGGCCTGCGCCTGGTGCACGGCCAGACCGGACCGCGCCGGGTCAGCAAACACACCCCGGCCGAGGTGGTGGCGCAGGGCGGTGACACCGAACGGGTGGTGCAGCTCGCGGACAACCTGATCGACCAGTTCGCCGCCGTGGTCGTGGTGATCGGGATGACCGTGGTCTCCGGGTCGATCGTGCCGGCGCTGTTCTTCGCCGGCACCATGCTGGTCTCGGGGCTGGCCGCCACGCTGTTCGGCCCCCGGCTCGAGCGGCTGGCCCGGCGTACCGTCAAGGCCCGGGCCGCCTTCGCGACCGCGCTGGTCTCCGCGCTCTCGGCGGCCCGGACGGTGAAGCTGGCCGGGGCCACCGAACCGGTGCTGGCGCACCTGGCCCGGCTGGACCGGGTGCGCAGCGACCGGCAGCGGCGGGAGATCGCCGTGCAGGTGCTCTCCCGTTCGACGCCGTCGATGGTCAGCGGGCTGCTGCCGATCGGTGCCTGGGCGCTGTTCCTCGGCGGCGAACTCTCGGCCGGTGCCACCCTGGTGGTGGTCGCCACCCTCGGCGCGGCCCGGTGGTTCGCCTGGACGACCGCCTCGCTGGTGTCGCAACTGCCCTCGGCCCGGGTGTGGACCCGGCGGACCGTCGAGATGTGCGGGGTCGCCGACTACTCGGCCGAGGTGCCGGGGGTCGACATTTCCGCCGGCACCGCACCCTGCCCCGCGGCGCCACCCCGGCGGCCGCTGCGGCGGCTGGAACTCGACGGCTTCACCGCCGTGCACGAGGACGGGACGGTCGCGGTCCGGGACGTCGACCTCACGGTGGAACGCGGGCAACTGGTGCTGGTCGTCGGACCGGTCGGGGCCGGCAAGTCGTCCCTGCTGCGGGCGCTGGCCGGGATCGTGCACCACACCGGCGCGCTGCGCTGGAACGGGACGCCGGTGGTCGAACCGGAACTGTTCCTGCGGCCCAACCAGGTCGGGTACGTCGGCCAGTTGCCGCGGGTGCTGTCCGGCACCGTCGCCGACAACATCGCGCTCGGCCATCCGGTCGACGCGGCCGGCGCGGTGGCCGTCGCGCAGCTGGAGCACGACCTGGCGGCGGCGGGAAGCGGACTCGGCCTGCTGATCGGCCACAAGGGCACCCGGCTGTCCGGCGGGCAGTTGCAGCGGCTGGCCCTGGCCCGTGCCCTGGCGCCGCAGACCGAGCTGCTGGTCGCCGACGACGTGTCATCGGCGCTGGACGTCAGTACCGAGCTGGAGCTGTGGCGGGCGCTGCGCGAACACGGGGTGACGGTGGTCGGCTCGACGTCCAAGCGGGCGGCGCTCAACCAGGCCGACCGGGTGGTCGTGCTGATCGGCGGCCGGGTCGCCGCCCAGGGCCGGTGGGCCGACCTGGACGCCGACTGGGGTCACCTGGCCGGGTAG
- a CDS encoding TetR/AcrR family transcriptional regulator yields the protein MTDGRSRRRVDTRQRLFEAAVALIAEQGYSATTVDDIAARAGVAKGTVYYNFPSKTALFEALLRHGIGLLTDGFRTAVAGQPPRAALAALVRAQLEYIQRYRAFAQLLLSEMWRTNRQWQQTLRLLRAEAIGTIAETVQAGVDSGDLPADLDVRLASSALFGVGLVVAVDWLVFQPDRPIAEVQESLLAIVRRVAHT from the coding sequence GTGACCGACGGACGGTCGCGCCGGCGGGTGGACACCCGCCAGCGACTCTTCGAGGCGGCGGTCGCGCTCATCGCCGAGCAGGGCTACTCGGCGACCACCGTCGACGACATCGCGGCGCGGGCCGGGGTGGCCAAGGGCACGGTCTACTACAACTTCCCGTCCAAGACGGCCCTGTTCGAGGCGCTGTTGCGGCACGGCATCGGGCTGCTCACCGACGGCTTCCGGACCGCGGTGGCGGGGCAGCCGCCGCGCGCCGCGCTGGCCGCGCTGGTCCGCGCCCAACTGGAGTACATCCAGCGGTACCGGGCCTTCGCCCAACTCCTGCTCTCGGAGATGTGGCGGACGAACCGGCAGTGGCAGCAGACCCTGCGGCTGCTGCGCGCCGAGGCGATCGGGACGATCGCCGAGACCGTGCAGGCTGGGGTGGACAGCGGCGACCTGCCCGCCGACCTGGACGTACGGCTGGCCTCCTCGGCGCTGTTCGGCGTCGGTCTGGTGGTCGCCGTCGACTGGCTGGTGTTCCAGCCGGACCGGCCGATCGCCGAGGTGCAGGAGTCGCTGCTGGCCATCGTGCGCCGGGTCGCGCACACCTGA
- a CDS encoding YhgE/Pip family protein, with translation MRVFHLARYELRRFTRGRLPAAALAVLTVVPLLYGALYLAAFWDPYGRLDRIPVALVNEDRPATATDGSPVHAGRDLADELVDRRVFDWRRTDGTRAEAGLRDGRFQLIFEIPADFSASLAAAPDPDQPARPGQLRVVSDDATNYLTGLLARTAFTEIQAAARTTASSGYFDRMLIGFTDAKQRTAEAADGAGRLRDGLDRSGSGAGQLADGLGDAADGADQLAGNLATATAGADQLADGLTTLAAGSAQLAAGAGQAASQTRAAATQINTAIDTWEPVLRRNATRIADAATLIADGAQSLAEHLDTLPGRADDLIERAGTVRDRLDALATAHPELADDPDLAAARAAAGRLVSDAQRLRSTLSDANLASFHDRLVTVAATARTVAAEAPHLADDVRAEQARLNQLVDGLGQLATAAEQVDQGSHRAERGAAELRTGLYRLATGAQDLDGGLGRLAGGGQRLADGLTDLRSGAAQLASGLADGARQLPGYDDAATRSGVLGDPVALDRGTRHAAASYGVGFAPYFLALALWVGAMITYMLLRPLNRRHVLSGAPARRVALAGWLPGLAVGLAQAVALYAVVTLGLGLHPVHPVGTLALLLLTAAAFTALVQSLGAWLGPAGRLAALALLMLQLTSSGGTYPVQTSPRFFQLVHPLVPMTYVVDALRHTVNGGPAGPVLLGAAVLVGFAGAAVVLSVAAARRARRLTPARLHPELAM, from the coding sequence ATGAGAGTTTTCCACCTCGCCCGGTACGAGCTGCGGCGGTTCACCCGCGGCCGGCTGCCCGCCGCGGCGCTGGCCGTGCTGACGGTCGTCCCGCTGCTGTACGGCGCGCTCTACCTCGCCGCGTTCTGGGACCCCTACGGCAGGCTGGACCGGATCCCGGTGGCCCTGGTGAACGAGGACCGCCCGGCCACCGCCACCGATGGCAGCCCGGTGCACGCCGGCCGGGACCTCGCCGACGAACTGGTCGACCGGCGGGTCTTCGACTGGCGGCGGACCGACGGGACACGCGCCGAGGCCGGCCTCCGGGACGGCCGGTTCCAGCTGATCTTCGAGATCCCGGCGGACTTCTCCGCCTCGCTGGCCGCGGCGCCCGACCCGGACCAGCCGGCACGGCCCGGCCAACTGCGGGTGGTCAGCGACGACGCCACGAACTACCTGACCGGGCTGCTCGCCCGAACGGCGTTCACCGAGATCCAGGCCGCCGCCCGGACCACCGCGAGCAGCGGATACTTCGACCGGATGCTGATCGGCTTCACCGACGCCAAGCAGCGCACGGCCGAGGCGGCCGACGGCGCCGGGCGGCTGCGGGACGGCCTCGACCGCTCCGGCTCGGGCGCCGGCCAGCTCGCGGACGGGCTCGGCGACGCCGCGGACGGCGCCGACCAGCTCGCCGGCAACCTCGCCACCGCCACCGCCGGGGCCGACCAGCTCGCCGACGGCCTCACCACGCTGGCCGCCGGCAGCGCCCAACTGGCCGCCGGCGCCGGACAGGCGGCCAGCCAGACCCGGGCGGCCGCCACGCAGATCAACACGGCCATCGACACCTGGGAACCGGTGCTGCGCCGCAACGCCACCCGGATCGCCGACGCCGCGACGCTGATCGCCGACGGTGCGCAGTCCCTGGCCGAGCACCTGGACACCCTGCCGGGCCGGGCCGACGACCTCATCGAGCGGGCCGGGACCGTGCGGGACCGCCTCGACGCGCTGGCCACCGCACACCCCGAACTCGCCGACGACCCCGACCTGGCGGCGGCCCGGGCCGCCGCCGGGCGCCTGGTCTCCGACGCGCAACGGCTGCGGTCCACGCTCAGCGACGCGAACCTGGCGAGCTTCCACGACCGGCTGGTCACCGTCGCGGCCACCGCCCGCACGGTCGCGGCCGAGGCGCCGCACCTGGCCGACGACGTACGCGCCGAGCAGGCCCGGCTCAACCAGCTCGTCGACGGGCTCGGCCAGCTCGCCACCGCCGCCGAGCAGGTCGACCAGGGCAGCCACCGGGCCGAGCGCGGGGCGGCCGAGCTGCGTACCGGCCTCTACCGGCTGGCCACCGGCGCGCAGGACCTGGACGGCGGTCTCGGCCGGCTCGCCGGCGGCGGCCAGCGGCTCGCCGACGGCCTGACCGACCTGCGCTCCGGGGCCGCGCAACTCGCCTCCGGGCTCGCCGACGGGGCCCGGCAACTGCCCGGGTACGACGACGCGGCCACCCGGTCCGGTGTCCTCGGCGACCCGGTGGCGCTGGACCGCGGTACGCGGCACGCCGCGGCCAGCTACGGGGTCGGGTTCGCGCCGTACTTCCTCGCGCTGGCCCTCTGGGTCGGCGCGATGATCACGTACATGCTGCTCCGGCCGCTGAACCGGCGGCACGTCCTGTCCGGCGCCCCGGCCCGGCGGGTCGCGCTCGCCGGCTGGCTGCCCGGGCTGGCCGTCGGCCTGGCGCAGGCCGTGGCCCTGTACGCGGTGGTCACCCTCGGGCTGGGGCTCCACCCGGTGCACCCGGTCGGCACGCTGGCGCTGCTGCTGCTCACCGCCGCCGCGTTCACCGCCCTGGTGCAGTCGCTGGGCGCCTGGCTCGGCCCGGCCGGGCGGCTGGCCGCGCTCGCCCTGCTCATGCTCCAGCTCACCTCCTCCGGCGGCACCTACCCGGTGCAGACCTCGCCCCGGTTCTTCCAGTTGGTGCACCCGCTGGTGCCGATGACGTACGTCGTCGACGCCCTGCGGCACACGGTGAACGGCGGACCGGCCGGGCCGGTGCTGCTCGGCGCGGCGGTCCTGGTCGGGTTCGCCGGCGCCGCGGTGGTGCTCAGCGTGGCCGCGGCGCGGCGCGCCCGCCGGCTCACCCCGGCCAGGCTGCATCCCGAGCTGGCCATGTAG
- a CDS encoding ABC transporter ATP-binding protein: MPVVQAEDLGARGGRGWAFRHVDLAVRPGELVALTGPTGSGRTSLLLALAGRFRIDEGRLRRTGPAALGLVTGAHEPEPALTVAEHLDERLLLLGRRAPAGSVPAGRAPASGTPASGTPARRGRAGRRDRIAAAIAPYAADLEPDLLVRDLTRLQRHLLGLALAGLNDPAAVLVDDVDTGLSGPEQDRLWAALTDLCDRGTAVIATARDVEPTRDLPQYRMDAT, encoded by the coding sequence GTGCCGGTCGTACAGGCGGAGGATCTGGGTGCCCGCGGTGGGCGGGGCTGGGCGTTCCGGCACGTCGACCTCGCCGTGCGGCCCGGCGAACTGGTGGCGCTGACCGGACCGACCGGCAGCGGACGTACCTCCCTGCTGCTCGCCCTCGCCGGCCGGTTCCGGATCGACGAGGGCCGGCTGCGTCGCACCGGCCCGGCCGCCCTGGGCCTGGTGACCGGAGCGCACGAGCCGGAACCCGCGCTCACCGTCGCCGAACACCTCGACGAGCGACTGCTGCTGCTCGGCCGCCGCGCCCCGGCAGGCAGCGTTCCGGCAGGCCGCGCCCCGGCGAGCGGCACCCCGGCGAGCGGCACCCCGGCCCGCCGCGGTCGAGCCGGCCGGCGGGACCGGATCGCGGCGGCCATCGCGCCGTACGCCGCCGATCTCGAACCGGACCTGCTGGTCCGCGACCTGACCCGGTTGCAGCGCCACCTGCTCGGCCTCGCGCTCGCCGGGCTGAACGACCCCGCGGCGGTGCTGGTCGACGACGTCGACACCGGGCTGAGCGGGCCAGAGCAGGATCGGCTCTGGGCCGCGCTGACCGACCTGTGCGACCGCGGGACGGCGGTGATCGCCACGGCCCGGGACGTCGAACCGACCCGCGACCTCCCGCAATACCGGATGGATGCCACCTGA